The proteins below are encoded in one region of Oharaeibacter diazotrophicus:
- the mtaB gene encoding tRNA (N(6)-L-threonylcarbamoyladenosine(37)-C(2))-methylthiotransferase MtaB, with protein sequence MAIEVITFGCRLNTAESEVMKQKAAEAGLTDAVLVNTCAVTGEAVRQARQAIRRARRDNPGARIVVTGCAAQTDPAAFAAMAEVDLVVGNADKTDAAAYRALPDFGVSAEEKTRVNDIMSVRETALHLVDGFEGRARAFVQVQNGCDHRCTFCIIPFGRGNSRSVPMGDVVGQIRRLVENGYAEVVLTGVDLTSYGADLPGRPPLGRLARTVLREIPDLKRLRISSIDSIEADDDLMRAIAEEERLMPHMHLSLQHGDDLILKRMKRRHLSADAIRFCEEARRLRPDMVFGADVIAGFPTETEAMFAGSLAIVDACGLTHLHVFPYSPRPGTPAARMPQVDKTVVKERAARLREKGDAALARHFAAETGRHRLVLVEKAGLGRTEQFTLTEIDRGAPGEIVPAVVTGHTARALTARAA encoded by the coding sequence ATGGCGATCGAGGTGATCACCTTCGGCTGCCGCCTCAACACGGCCGAGTCCGAGGTGATGAAGCAGAAGGCCGCCGAGGCGGGCCTCACCGACGCGGTGCTGGTGAACACCTGCGCCGTGACCGGCGAGGCCGTGCGCCAGGCCCGTCAGGCGATCCGCCGCGCCCGCCGCGACAACCCGGGCGCGCGCATCGTCGTCACCGGCTGCGCCGCCCAGACCGACCCCGCCGCCTTCGCCGCCATGGCCGAGGTCGACCTCGTGGTCGGCAACGCCGACAAGACCGACGCCGCCGCCTACCGCGCCCTGCCCGACTTCGGCGTCTCCGCCGAGGAGAAGACGCGGGTCAACGACATCATGAGCGTGCGCGAGACCGCGCTGCATCTCGTCGACGGCTTCGAGGGGCGGGCCCGCGCCTTCGTGCAGGTCCAGAACGGCTGCGACCACCGCTGCACCTTCTGCATCATCCCGTTCGGCCGGGGCAATTCGCGCTCGGTGCCGATGGGCGACGTGGTCGGCCAGATCCGCCGCCTCGTCGAGAACGGCTACGCCGAGGTCGTGCTGACCGGCGTCGACCTCACCTCCTACGGCGCCGACCTGCCGGGACGGCCGCCGCTCGGCCGGCTCGCCCGCACCGTCCTGCGCGAGATCCCCGACCTGAAGCGCCTCAGGATCTCCTCGATCGACTCGATCGAGGCCGACGACGACCTGATGCGGGCGATCGCCGAGGAAGAGCGGCTGATGCCGCACATGCACCTGTCGCTGCAGCACGGCGACGACCTGATCCTGAAGCGGATGAAGCGGCGCCACCTCTCGGCCGACGCGATCCGCTTCTGCGAGGAGGCCCGGCGGCTGCGCCCGGACATGGTGTTCGGCGCCGACGTCATCGCCGGCTTCCCGACCGAGACGGAGGCGATGTTCGCCGGCTCGCTCGCCATCGTCGACGCCTGCGGCCTCACCCACCTCCACGTCTTCCCCTATTCGCCGCGCCCGGGCACCCCGGCGGCGCGGATGCCCCAGGTCGACAAGACGGTGGTGAAGGAACGCGCCGCCCGCCTGCGCGAGAAGGGCGACGCCGCCCTCGCCCGCCACTTCGCCGCCGAGACCGGCCGCCACCGGCTCGTGCTGGTGGAGAAGGCCGGCCTCGGCCGCACCGAACAGTTCACCCTGACCGAGATCGACCGCGGCGCGCCCGGCGAGATCGTCCCGGCCGTCGTCACCGGCCACACCGCCCGCGCCCTCACCGCCCGCGCGGCCTGA
- the dapF gene encoding diaminopimelate epimerase codes for MGGDLSFVKMNGIGNEIVVLDLRGRPERVDAAAARAIAALPGGWFDQMMVLYDPVTPGTAAAMRIFNVDGSESFACGNGTRCVAAREFARTGASRVLLQSRAGLLVCTDAGDGAVTVDMGTPKFGWADIPLAEPFHDTRAIELQIGPIDAPILHSPSVVNVGNPHAIFWVDDVEALDLGRIGPMLENHPLFPERANISLAHVTAPDALTLKVWERGAGLTRACGSAACAAAVSAARTRRTGRTVTVSLPGGDLVITWTDADRILMTGPAEHEYDGAVPAAVFAVSTGAGLSAPMR; via the coding sequence ATGGGCGGCGACCTCTCCTTCGTGAAGATGAACGGCATCGGCAACGAGATCGTCGTGCTCGACCTGCGCGGCCGGCCCGAACGGGTCGACGCCGCCGCCGCCCGCGCGATCGCGGCGCTGCCCGGCGGCTGGTTCGACCAGATGATGGTGCTCTACGACCCGGTGACGCCCGGCACCGCGGCGGCGATGCGGATCTTCAACGTCGACGGTTCGGAATCCTTCGCCTGCGGCAACGGCACGCGCTGCGTCGCCGCCCGCGAGTTCGCCCGCACCGGTGCGAGCCGCGTCCTGCTCCAGAGCCGCGCCGGCCTGCTCGTCTGCACCGACGCCGGCGACGGCGCCGTCACCGTCGACATGGGCACGCCGAAGTTCGGCTGGGCCGACATCCCGCTCGCCGAACCGTTCCACGACACGCGCGCGATCGAACTGCAGATCGGCCCGATCGACGCGCCGATCCTGCACTCGCCGTCCGTGGTCAACGTCGGCAATCCCCACGCGATCTTCTGGGTCGACGACGTCGAGGCACTCGACCTCGGCCGGATCGGGCCGATGCTCGAGAACCACCCGCTGTTCCCCGAGCGCGCCAACATCTCGCTGGCGCACGTCACGGCCCCGGACGCGCTGACGCTGAAGGTGTGGGAGCGCGGTGCCGGCCTGACCCGCGCCTGCGGCTCGGCCGCCTGTGCCGCCGCCGTCTCGGCCGCGCGCACGCGTCGGACCGGGCGGACGGTGACGGTGTCGCTGCCCGGCGGCGATCTCGTGATCACCTGGACCGACGCCGACCGCATCCTGATGACCGGCCCGGCGGAACACGAATACGACGGCGCCGTGCCGGCGGCCGTGTTCGCGGTGTCGACCGGGGCGGGTCTCAGCGCACCGATGCGGTGA
- the ffh gene encoding signal recognition particle protein: MFESLSDRLSGIFDKLTRRGALSEADVSEAMREVRRALLEADVALDVVKSFTDKVRTRAVGQEVVKSITPGQMVVKIVHDTLVETLGSDARPIDLVAPAPVPILMVGLQGSGKTTTTAKIARRLKERERKRVLMASLDTRRPAAMEQLKVLGEQNDVDTLPIVAGQSAVEIAKRALTAARLGGYDVVILDTAGRVTVDEGLMDEAAEVKRVTDPHEVLLVADALTGQDAVNTARAFDGRIGITGIVLTRVDGDGRGGAALSMRAVTGKPIKLMGVGEKADALEDFHPSRVADRILGMGDIVALVEKAAENFDAERAAKMAAKMGKGEFDLDDLAEQLKQMQKLGGMGGIMSLMPGMGKMKNQIAAAGLDDRFVKRQIAIISSMTKKERAKPAVIDAKRRKRIAAGSGTDVADVNKVLKTHRQMADMMKAMGKQKGGLMGALGGMFGKGGMPDPSKMDPAALEKMARDMGIGGGAGGLPPGLPKGLPPGFGAGMPGGMPKLPGLPGFGKGPKKK, encoded by the coding sequence ATGTTCGAAAGCCTTTCCGATCGCCTGTCCGGCATTTTCGACAAGCTCACCCGCCGCGGTGCGCTGTCGGAGGCCGACGTGTCGGAGGCCATGCGCGAGGTGCGCCGGGCCCTGCTCGAGGCCGACGTCGCGCTCGACGTGGTCAAGTCCTTCACCGACAAGGTGCGCACCCGCGCCGTCGGCCAGGAGGTGGTCAAGTCGATCACCCCGGGCCAGATGGTGGTCAAGATCGTCCACGACACCCTCGTGGAGACGCTCGGCTCCGACGCCAGGCCGATCGACCTCGTCGCCCCGGCGCCGGTGCCGATCCTGATGGTCGGCCTGCAGGGCTCGGGCAAGACCACCACCACCGCCAAGATCGCCCGCCGCCTCAAGGAGCGCGAGCGCAAGCGCGTGCTGATGGCCTCGCTCGACACCCGCCGCCCGGCGGCGATGGAGCAGCTCAAGGTCCTCGGCGAGCAGAACGACGTCGACACCCTGCCGATCGTGGCCGGGCAGTCCGCCGTCGAGATCGCCAAGCGCGCCCTCACCGCCGCCCGGCTCGGCGGCTACGACGTCGTCATCCTCGACACCGCCGGCCGCGTCACGGTCGACGAGGGCCTGATGGACGAGGCCGCCGAGGTCAAGCGCGTCACCGATCCGCACGAGGTGCTGCTGGTCGCCGACGCCCTGACCGGCCAGGACGCGGTCAACACCGCCCGCGCCTTCGACGGGCGGATCGGCATCACCGGCATCGTGCTGACCCGCGTCGACGGCGACGGCCGCGGCGGCGCCGCACTGTCGATGCGCGCCGTCACCGGCAAGCCGATCAAGCTGATGGGCGTCGGCGAGAAGGCCGACGCGCTCGAGGACTTCCATCCCTCGCGCGTCGCCGACCGCATCCTCGGCATGGGCGACATCGTCGCCCTGGTCGAGAAGGCCGCCGAGAACTTCGACGCCGAGCGCGCGGCCAAGATGGCCGCCAAGATGGGCAAGGGCGAGTTCGACCTCGACGACCTCGCCGAGCAGCTGAAGCAGATGCAGAAGCTCGGCGGCATGGGCGGGATCATGAGTCTGATGCCCGGCATGGGCAAGATGAAGAACCAGATCGCGGCCGCCGGCCTCGACGACCGCTTCGTCAAGCGCCAGATCGCCATCATCTCCTCGATGACGAAGAAGGAGCGCGCCAAGCCCGCCGTCATCGACGCCAAGCGCCGCAAGCGCATCGCCGCCGGTTCGGGTACCGACGTCGCCGACGTCAACAAGGTGCTGAAGACCCACCGCCAGATGGCCGACATGATGAAGGCCATGGGCAAGCAGAAGGGCGGCCTGATGGGCGCGCTCGGCGGCATGTTCGGCAAGGGCGGCATGCCCGACCCCTCCAAGATGGATCCGGCCGCCCTCGAGAAGATGGCGCGGGACATGGGGATCGGCGGCGGCGCCGGCGGTCTGCCGCCCGGCCTGCCCAAGGGCCTGCCGCCGGGTTTCGGCGCGGGGATGCCCGGCGGGATGCCGAAGCTCCCGGGCCTGCCCGGCTTCGGCAAGGGGCCGAAGAAGAAATGA
- a CDS encoding chorismate mutase yields the protein MRDAEEPATAELSRIRAEIDAVDERLIALLADRFRLTRAIGRLKVDNDIASVDPAREKIQIARIRRLAGAAGLDEDLAETVLRTVIGQVVVDHEDMRRRSADDTQDQE from the coding sequence ATGAGGGACGCCGAGGAGCCCGCGACCGCCGAACTTTCGCGGATCCGGGCGGAGATCGACGCCGTCGACGAACGGCTGATCGCTCTCCTCGCCGACCGCTTCCGCCTGACGAGGGCGATCGGCCGGCTCAAGGTGGACAACGACATCGCGTCGGTCGATCCGGCGCGGGAGAAGATCCAGATCGCCAGGATCCGGCGCCTCGCCGGGGCGGCCGGTCTGGACGAGGACCTCGCCGAGACGGTGCTGCGCACCGTGATCGGCCAGGTCGTCGTCGATCACGAGGACATGCGGCGCCGCAGCGCCGACGACACGCAGGACCAGGAGTAG
- the rpsP gene encoding 30S ribosomal protein S16 gives MSLKIRLARGGAKKRPHYSIVIADARSPRDGRFIEKIGTFDPLKPKDSAERVKLDVERARHWLANGAQPTDRVLRFLDAAGLVKRAARSNPNKAEPGAKAKERAAERAEKAAAASAE, from the coding sequence ATGTCGCTGAAGATCCGTCTCGCCCGTGGCGGCGCCAAGAAGCGCCCGCACTATTCGATCGTCATCGCCGACGCGCGCTCGCCGCGCGACGGCCGCTTCATCGAGAAGATCGGCACCTTCGATCCGCTGAAGCCCAAGGATTCGGCCGAGCGCGTCAAGCTCGACGTCGAGCGCGCCCGGCACTGGCTCGCCAACGGCGCGCAGCCGACCGACCGCGTGCTGCGCTTCCTCGACGCCGCCGGCCTCGTCAAGCGCGCCGCGCGCAGCAACCCGAACAAGGCCGAGCCGGGCGCCAAGGCCAAGGAACGCGCCGCCGAGCGCGCCGAGAAGGCCGCCGCCGCCTCGGCGGAGTGA
- the rimM gene encoding ribosome maturation factor RimM (Essential for efficient processing of 16S rRNA) has product MARPQIPPTAPLSDPVLLAEIGAAHGVRGQVRVKSHTGDPEAFRDYGPLYDERGRRFVVASARPLKDDMLVVAFEGLTDRTAAEALTRTKLYVDRSALPEPEDEDEFYHADLVGLSVVTAAGETVGTVVAVQNFGADDLIEVARPGRRSVHVPFTRAVVPVVDVAGGRIVIEPPEGLLDDDARPEPGEDGGDAP; this is encoded by the coding sequence ATGGCCAGACCCCAGATCCCTCCGACCGCACCCCTTTCCGACCCCGTCCTCCTCGCCGAGATCGGCGCCGCGCACGGCGTGCGCGGACAGGTCCGCGTCAAGTCGCACACCGGCGATCCCGAGGCGTTCCGGGACTACGGCCCGCTCTACGACGAGCGCGGCCGGCGCTTCGTGGTGGCGAGCGCCCGGCCGCTCAAGGACGACATGCTCGTGGTCGCCTTCGAAGGCCTGACCGATCGCACCGCCGCCGAGGCGCTGACCCGTACCAAGCTCTACGTCGACCGTTCGGCGCTGCCCGAACCGGAGGACGAGGACGAGTTCTACCACGCCGACCTCGTGGGCCTTTCCGTCGTCACCGCCGCGGGCGAGACGGTCGGCACCGTCGTCGCCGTGCAGAATTTCGGCGCCGACGACCTGATCGAGGTCGCCCGGCCCGGCCGGCGCTCGGTCCACGTGCCGTTCACGCGGGCCGTGGTGCCGGTGGTCGACGTCGCCGGCGGGCGGATCGTGATCGAACCGCCGGAGGGGCTCCTGGACGACGACGCCCGGCCCGAGCCGGGCGAAGACGGCGGGGATGCGCCGTGA
- the trmD gene encoding tRNA (guanosine(37)-N1)-methyltransferase TrmD: MTDASAPAAAFRADVLTLYPEMFPGPLGVSLAGRALARGTWSLTATQIRDFATDRHRTVDDTPAGGGPGMVMRPDVLAAAIDAVSPADDPRPRLLMSPRGAPLTQARVRALAAGPGAVILCGRFEGVDERVIGRRGLEEVSIGDYVLSGGEVAALVVLDAVVRLLPGVMGNAASGHTESFETGLLEHPQYTRPAAFEGEEIPPVLLSGDHGKVDVWRRTEALRITRERRPDLHAAHVAGKSRSEA, from the coding sequence GTGACCGACGCTTCCGCCCCGGCGGCGGCCTTCCGCGCCGACGTGCTGACGCTCTATCCGGAGATGTTCCCCGGCCCGCTCGGCGTCAGCCTCGCCGGGCGGGCGCTGGCGCGGGGCACGTGGTCGCTGACGGCGACCCAGATCCGCGACTTCGCGACCGACCGCCACCGCACCGTCGACGACACGCCCGCCGGCGGCGGGCCGGGCATGGTGATGCGCCCCGACGTGCTCGCCGCGGCGATCGACGCGGTGTCGCCCGCGGACGATCCGCGGCCGCGCCTCCTGATGAGCCCGCGCGGCGCGCCGCTGACGCAGGCGCGGGTGCGCGCCCTCGCCGCCGGCCCGGGCGCGGTGATCCTGTGCGGCCGCTTCGAGGGGGTCGACGAGCGGGTGATCGGCCGGCGCGGCCTCGAGGAGGTCTCGATCGGCGACTACGTGCTGTCGGGCGGCGAGGTGGCGGCGCTGGTGGTGCTCGACGCCGTCGTGCGCCTCTTGCCCGGCGTGATGGGCAACGCCGCCTCCGGCCACACCGAGAGCTTCGAGACCGGCCTGCTCGAACACCCGCAGTACACTCGGCCGGCCGCGTTCGAGGGCGAGGAGATCCCGCCGGTGCTGCTGTCGGGCGACCACGGCAAGGTCGACGTCTGGCGCCGCACCGAGGCGCTCCGGATCACGCGGGAACGCCGGCCGGACCTCCATGCCGCCCACGTCGCCGGAAAATCGCGGTCCGAGGCTTGA
- a CDS encoding exodeoxyribonuclease III, which produces MTTTLTVATWNINSVRMRRLIVERLLNEVGPDVVCLQETKCQDAQFPSADFRKLGYEHVACNGGRGGYHGVAILSRLPLADVEVRDFCGKDVDPRHLAATVTVNGRPVRLHNFYVPAGGDEPDPEANPKFRHKLDFLAEMAAWLPGASGGVPDVVVGDLNVAPYETDVWSHKALIDVVSHTPIECEALEKVRLAGGWVDVARTFVPIEERLYTWWSYRAKDWRATDKGRRLDHVWAHPDLAARATAFRVLKDARDWDRPSDHAPLLVTLDLG; this is translated from the coding sequence ATGACCACCACGCTGACGGTCGCCACCTGGAACATCAACTCGGTGCGGATGCGCCGGCTGATCGTCGAGCGCCTGCTCAACGAGGTCGGCCCGGACGTGGTCTGCCTGCAGGAGACCAAGTGCCAGGACGCGCAGTTCCCGAGCGCGGACTTCCGCAAGCTCGGCTACGAGCACGTCGCCTGCAACGGCGGTCGCGGCGGCTACCACGGCGTCGCCATCCTGTCGCGGCTGCCGCTCGCCGACGTCGAGGTCCGCGACTTCTGCGGCAAGGACGTCGACCCGCGTCACCTCGCGGCGACGGTGACGGTGAACGGCCGGCCGGTGCGGCTGCACAATTTCTACGTCCCGGCCGGCGGCGACGAGCCCGATCCCGAGGCCAACCCGAAGTTCCGCCACAAGCTCGACTTCCTCGCCGAGATGGCGGCGTGGCTGCCGGGTGCCTCCGGCGGCGTGCCGGACGTGGTGGTCGGCGACCTCAACGTCGCGCCCTACGAGACCGACGTGTGGTCGCACAAGGCGCTGATCGACGTGGTCAGCCACACGCCGATCGAGTGCGAGGCGCTCGAGAAGGTGCGTCTCGCCGGCGGCTGGGTCGACGTCGCCCGCACCTTCGTGCCGATCGAGGAGCGGCTCTACACGTGGTGGAGCTATCGGGCCAAGGACTGGCGCGCCACCGACAAGGGCCGCAGGCTCGACCACGTCTGGGCCCATCCGGACCTCGCCGCCCGCGCCACCGCCTTCCGCGTCCTCAAGGACGCCCGCGACTGGGACCGGCCGTCCGACCACGCGCCGCTGCTGGTGACGCTGGACCTCGGCTGA
- a CDS encoding cyclic nucleotide-binding domain-containing protein encodes MSLESDVRLLQRVPMLSEFTEDKLRLLAFSAENRSYRSGQRLFSAGDRADSGFVVVSGEVAIHPAGRDDVVIETVGEAGLIGELSMIVEGERATTAVAVGDVAVIQIRRPLFRRMLDEYPEVAERLRGRVAERLVRTTGELGAVKRRLDAIEGG; translated from the coding sequence ATGAGCCTCGAGTCCGACGTCCGCCTGCTGCAGCGCGTGCCGATGCTGTCCGAGTTCACCGAGGACAAGCTGCGCCTGCTCGCCTTCTCGGCGGAGAACCGCAGCTACCGGTCCGGCCAGCGCCTGTTCAGCGCCGGCGACCGCGCCGACAGCGGCTTCGTCGTCGTCTCCGGCGAGGTCGCGATCCATCCGGCCGGTCGCGACGACGTCGTGATCGAGACCGTCGGCGAGGCCGGGCTGATCGGCGAGCTCTCGATGATCGTCGAGGGCGAGCGCGCCACCACGGCGGTCGCCGTCGGCGACGTCGCCGTCATCCAGATCCGTCGGCCGCTGTTCCGCCGCATGCTCGACGAATACCCGGAGGTCGCCGAGCGGCTGCGTGGCCGCGTCGCCGAGCGGCTGGTGCGCACCACCGGCGAACTCGGCGCGGTCAAGCGCCGGCTCGACGCCATCGAGGGCGGCTGA
- a CDS encoding response regulator transcription factor, translating into MTARKILIVDDDPDLREALVEQLSLTEEFEPLQAETATKGVQTARAAHVDLVLMDVGLPDMDGREAVKILRKSGFASPVIMLTGHDTDSDQILGLEAGANDYVTKPFKFAVLLARVRAQLRQHEQSEDAVFNIGPYTFRPSAKLLVDPKGSKVRLTEKETSILKFLYRAGEKVITRDVLLHEVWGYNAGITTHTLETHIYRLRQKIEKDPSNAQLLVTEGGGYKLVP; encoded by the coding sequence ATGACCGCCCGCAAGATCCTCATCGTGGACGACGATCCCGATCTCCGGGAGGCCCTCGTCGAGCAGCTCTCCCTCACCGAGGAATTCGAACCGCTCCAGGCCGAAACCGCGACCAAGGGCGTGCAGACCGCCCGGGCCGCCCACGTCGACCTCGTGCTGATGGACGTCGGCCTGCCCGACATGGACGGCCGCGAGGCGGTGAAGATCCTGCGCAAGAGCGGCTTCGCCAGCCCGGTGATCATGCTGACCGGCCACGACACCGACAGCGACCAGATCCTAGGCCTCGAGGCCGGCGCCAACGACTACGTCACCAAGCCGTTCAAGTTCGCGGTTCTGCTCGCCCGCGTCCGCGCCCAGCTGCGCCAGCACGAGCAGTCCGAGGACGCGGTCTTCAACATCGGGCCCTACACCTTCCGCCCCTCGGCCAAGCTGCTGGTCGATCCCAAGGGCTCGAAGGTGCGGCTGACCGAGAAGGAGACCTCGATCCTGAAGTTCCTCTACCGGGCCGGCGAGAAGGTGATCACCCGCGACGTGCTGCTCCACGAGGTCTGGGGCTACAACGCCGGCATCACCACCCACACGCTCGAGACCCACATCTACCGCCTGCGCCAGAAGATCGAGAAGGATCCCTCCAATGCGCAGCTGCTGGTGACCGAGGGCGGCGGCTACAAGCTGGTGCCCTGA
- a CDS encoding L,D-transpeptidase family protein → MDVPCAIGRSGVVAVKREGDGASPRGAFAVLGGWYRPDRFSVRPASGVPLRTLRRDDGWCDASADRNYNRPVRLPYPAGAEAMWRDDGLYDVVLALDWNMGPRARGRGSAIFFHLARADFAPTAGCVAVSRAAMLRILPRLSRRTLVVFGR, encoded by the coding sequence GTGGACGTTCCCTGCGCGATCGGGCGCTCCGGCGTCGTCGCCGTCAAGCGCGAGGGCGACGGCGCGTCGCCGCGCGGCGCCTTCGCCGTGCTCGGCGGCTGGTACCGGCCGGACCGCTTCTCCGTCCGACCGGCCTCCGGGGTGCCGCTCCGCACACTCCGCCGCGACGACGGCTGGTGCGACGCGAGCGCCGACCGCAACTACAACCGCCCGGTCCGCCTGCCCTATCCCGCGGGCGCCGAGGCGATGTGGCGCGACGACGGCCTCTACGACGTGGTGCTGGCGCTGGACTGGAACATGGGTCCGCGGGCGCGCGGACGCGGCAGCGCCATCTTCTTTCATCTCGCGCGAGCCGACTTCGCGCCGACCGCCGGCTGCGTCGCGGTCTCGCGCGCGGCGATGCTGCGGATCCTGCCGCGGCTCTCCCGGCGGACCCTGGTCGTGTTCGGCCGCTGA
- a CDS encoding ubiquinone biosynthesis hydroxylase — protein MTDRTDVVIAGGGYVGLSLALGLARAVPGVRVAVVDLRPWRDLAGDPRASAIAAAARRMLTTLGVWDAIEPTAEAIREMIVTDSRLEDAVRPVFLTFDGVTAGGEPFAHMVPNGAMVSALGAAAEAAGVAILAPERVADFSADGGRVEVRLAGGRRIAAGLLVAADGVRSRLRGLAGIRTTTWDYGQSGIVTTIEHDRDHEGRAEEHFLPAGPFAVLPLKGGRRSSLVWSEKTALADRLVAGDDLVFETELQRRVGHHLGEVRLAGPRAAYPLGLTLARDFVAPRFALVGDSAHGMHPIAGQGLNMGFRDVAALVEVLAEALRIGRDPGALDVLDDYQRWRRFDTWQMAATTDVLNRLFSNDAAPVRMVRDVGLGLVERLPLLKRFFIGEAAGIGRGTPRLLAGEPV, from the coding sequence ATGACCGATCGAACCGACGTCGTGATCGCGGGCGGTGGCTACGTCGGCCTGTCGCTCGCCCTCGGTCTCGCCCGCGCGGTGCCCGGCGTCCGCGTCGCCGTGGTCGACCTCCGGCCCTGGCGCGACCTCGCCGGCGACCCGCGCGCCTCGGCGATCGCCGCCGCCGCCCGGCGCATGCTGACGACCCTCGGCGTCTGGGACGCCATCGAGCCGACCGCGGAGGCGATCCGCGAGATGATCGTCACCGACAGCCGCCTCGAGGACGCGGTCCGGCCTGTGTTCCTCACCTTCGACGGCGTCACCGCCGGCGGGGAGCCCTTCGCCCACATGGTGCCGAACGGCGCGATGGTGAGCGCGCTCGGTGCCGCCGCCGAAGCGGCCGGGGTCGCGATCCTCGCGCCCGAGCGGGTCGCCGACTTCTCGGCCGACGGCGGGCGCGTCGAGGTCCGCCTCGCCGGCGGCCGGCGGATCGCCGCCGGCCTCCTGGTCGCGGCCGACGGCGTACGCTCGCGCCTGCGCGGCCTCGCCGGCATCCGGACCACCACCTGGGACTACGGCCAGTCCGGCATCGTCACCACCATCGAGCACGACCGCGACCACGAGGGCCGCGCCGAGGAGCACTTCCTGCCGGCCGGGCCCTTCGCGGTGCTGCCGCTGAAGGGCGGCCGGCGCTCGTCCCTGGTCTGGTCGGAGAAGACCGCGCTCGCCGACCGCCTCGTCGCCGGCGACGACCTCGTCTTCGAGACCGAGCTGCAGCGCCGGGTCGGCCACCATCTCGGCGAGGTCCGGCTCGCCGGCCCGCGCGCGGCCTATCCGCTCGGCCTCACCCTCGCCCGCGACTTCGTCGCGCCGCGCTTCGCGCTCGTCGGCGACAGCGCCCACGGCATGCACCCGATCGCCGGTCAGGGCCTCAACATGGGCTTCCGCGACGTCGCCGCGCTGGTCGAGGTGCTGGCCGAGGCGCTCCGGATCGGCCGCGACCCCGGCGCCCTCGACGTCCTCGACGACTACCAGCGCTGGCGCCGCTTCGACACCTGGCAGATGGCCGCCACCACCGACGTGCTGAACCGGCTGTTCTCCAACGACGCCGCGCCGGTGCGCATGGTCCGCGACGTCGGCCTCGGCCTCGTCGAGCGGCTGCCCTTGCTGAAGCGCTTCTTCATCGGCGAAGCCGCCGGCATCGGCCGGGGCACCCCGCGCCTGCTCGCCGGCGAGCCGGTCTGA
- the tesB gene encoding acyl-CoA thioesterase II, protein MTAVDELVAILDLETLEHDLFRGQSPGFGWQRVFGGQVVAQALVAAARTVDPSRPVHSLHCYFLLGGDPKVPIVYEVDRIRDGGSFTTRRVVAIQHGRPIFSMSASFQAVEDGLEHQIDMTGVPMPEDLPDEAQIKAFIDQFAPEPVKRYWARPRPLTLRPTDFSRYAGKTPSDPRQALWVRASAPLPDDPALHRAVLAYLSDMTLLDTALVVHGRSVFDPHLQVASLDHAMWFHREPRADEWLLYAMDSPSSSGGRGFTRGSLYDRGGRLVASTAQEGLIRVRKPG, encoded by the coding sequence ATGACCGCCGTCGACGAACTCGTCGCGATCCTCGACCTCGAGACGCTGGAGCACGACCTCTTCCGCGGCCAGAGCCCGGGATTCGGCTGGCAGCGCGTGTTCGGCGGCCAGGTGGTGGCGCAGGCGCTGGTGGCCGCGGCGCGCACCGTCGATCCGTCGCGGCCGGTGCACTCGCTGCACTGCTACTTCCTGCTCGGCGGCGATCCCAAGGTGCCGATCGTCTACGAGGTCGACCGCATCCGCGACGGCGGTTCGTTCACGACGCGCCGGGTCGTTGCGATCCAGCACGGCCGGCCGATCTTCTCGATGTCGGCCTCGTTCCAGGCGGTCGAGGACGGGCTCGAGCACCAGATCGACATGACGGGCGTGCCGATGCCGGAGGATCTGCCCGACGAGGCGCAGATCAAGGCCTTCATCGACCAGTTCGCGCCCGAGCCGGTCAAGCGCTACTGGGCGCGGCCGCGGCCGCTGACGCTCCGTCCCACCGACTTCTCGCGCTACGCCGGCAAGACGCCGTCCGACCCGCGGCAGGCGCTGTGGGTCCGGGCCTCGGCGCCGCTGCCGGACGATCCGGCGCTGCACCGCGCCGTGCTCGCCTATCTCTCCGACATGACGCTGCTCGACACTGCCCTCGTCGTGCACGGGCGCTCGGTGTTCGACCCGCACCTCCAGGTCGCCAGCCTCGACCACGCCATGTGGTTCCACCGCGAGCCGCGCGCCGACGAATGGCTGCTCTACGCCATGGACAGCCCGTCGTCGTCGGGCGGGCGCGGCTTCACCCGCGGCTCGCTCTACGACCGCGGCGGCCGCCTCGTCGCCTCGACCGCTCAGGAAGGGCTGATCCGCGTGCGCAAGCCCGGGTGA